The following coding sequences are from one Xiphias gladius isolate SHS-SW01 ecotype Sanya breed wild chromosome 14, ASM1685928v1, whole genome shotgun sequence window:
- the orc2 gene encoding origin recognition complex subunit 2 isoform X1: MTEPSWLKDFVSTMSALEVKFIGDGDVLEHIVDKQEGVQSHGGSVQRMVTFKSPGARRARGDAGEDGDENGVFDERNYIRALGTDNTEEDEEGMSRVAGSSIFTFQKVKRGHSMAQTASELARTPGKSVTFSKIPDVEPSTPTRTGRNHRGESRTPPRRKKVQFVSTTPHRLRKRMTTPSLRSDSDSELSPSDSGEEEEEEDDGMEEEQEVKKEDKANLKTPRTPSKGLSAALYKTPAKKSKSTSEPLNQPSMVEEYFEAHGSSKVLTSDRTLERLHTPKLDRETLLRLLEGKPSCYSKEIQQLHSKHRKHFSKWMLQLQLGFSVLVYGLGSKKALLEDFRVSHLAQEIHLVVNGFFPSITLKSILNAMTCEVLEHQGSFRTPTDQIQFITQTLKDSPDLRVYLLIHNIDGPMLRGEKVQSALGQLASLPNLHLVASLDHINAPLVWDQFKQSQFNWLWWECVTFQHYAEETSYENSLLVQQTGALALSSLTHVLRSLTPNARGIFKLLVKFQLENKDNPSYTGLSFQDFYQRCREAFLVNSDLTLRTQLTEFRDHKLIRTRKGADGVEYLIVAVDASTLMDFLENEEGE; the protein is encoded by the exons ATGACGGAACCTTCCTGGTTAAAAGACTTTGTTAGCA CCATGAGTGCGTTGGAGGTGAAATTCATCGGTGATGGGGATGTTCTGGAGCACATCGTGGACAAACAGGAGG GTGTGCAGAGTCACGGCGGGTCTGTCCAGAGGATGGTAACGTTTAAGAGCCCGGGCGCACGGCGGGCCAGAGGGGATGCCGGAGAGGATGGGGATGAGAATGGGGTCTTTGACGAGCGGAACTACATCCGAGCTCTAGGAACAGACAATACGGAAG AGGACGAGGAGGGTATGTCCAGAGTGGCTGGATcctccattttcacttttcagaaaGTTAAACGCGGCCACAGCATGGCCCAGACTG CAAGTGAGTTGGCACGGACTCCCGGGAAAAGCGTGACCTTCAGCAAGATCCCAGACGTTGAACCCTCCACTCCCACCCGAACCGGCCGTA ACCACAGAGGTGAAAGCAGAACACCACCGAGA CGCAAGAAGGTCCAGTTTGTCTCCACAACACCCCACAGGCTCAGGAAGAGAATGACAA CTCCGAGCCTTCGGTCAGACAGCGACAGTGAGCTGTCGCCCTCAGACTctggggaggaggaagaggaggaggatgatgggatggaggaagagcaggaagTAAAAAAAGAGGACAAGGCGAACTTGAAGACTCCAAGAACACCTAGTAAAGGTTTATCTGCAGCTCTCTACAAGACACCTGCCAAGAAGAGCAAGAGCACTTCTGAACCTCTCAACCAGCCAAGCATGGTTGAGGAGTATTTCGAGGCCCACGGCAGTTCAAAAGTCTTGACATCAGACCGCACCCTTGAGCGTTTACACACCCCTAAACTCGACAGG gagACATTGTTGCGGCTTTTAGAGGGAAAGCCATCTTGCTACTCAAAAGAGAtccagcagctccacagcaaaCACCGAAAGCACTTCAGCAAATGGatgttacagttaca GTTGGGCTTCAGTGTGCTGGTCTACGGGTTAGGcagcaaaaaagctctgctGGAGGACTTCCGTGTGTCTCACTTGGCTCAAGAAATCCATCTTGTGGTTAATGGATTCTTCCCTTCCATAACTCTTAAATCA ATCTTAAATGCGATGACATGTGAGGTCCTAGAGCACCAGGGAAGTTTCCGAACACCCACAGACCAGATCCAGTTCATCACTCAGACCCTTAAAGACA GCCCAGATCTCCGTGTGTACCTGCTAATCCATAATATCGATGGACCGATGCTGCGAGGAGAGAAGGTCCAGAGTGCACTGGGGCAGCTGGCATCTCTCCCCAACCTGCACTTAGTGGCTTCTTTAGACCACATCAACGCTCCATTGG TGTGGGACCAGTTTAAGCAGAGTCAGTTTAACTGGCTGTGGTGGGAGTGTGTGACGTTCCAGCACTACGCAGAGGAGACGTCGTATGAAAACTCTCTCCTGGTGCAGCAGACTGGTGCGCTCGCTCTGTCCTCCCTCACACACGTGCTCCGCAGCTTGACACCCAATGCAAG AGGAATTTTCAAACTGCTGGTGAAATTTCAgctggaaaacaaagacaatccTTCATATACAG GATTGTCATTCCAAGATTTCTACCAGCGTTGTCGAGAGGCATTCTTGGTAAACTCTGATCTCACACTGAGGACTCAGCTGACTGAGTTCAGAGACCATAAACTGATACGGACACGCAAG GGTGCAGATGGAGTGGAGTACCTGATCGTTGCTGTGGACGCGAGCACGTTGATGGATTTCTTGGAGAACGAGGAGGGTGAATGA
- the orc2 gene encoding origin recognition complex subunit 2 isoform X2 codes for MSALEVKFIGDGDVLEHIVDKQEGVQSHGGSVQRMVTFKSPGARRARGDAGEDGDENGVFDERNYIRALGTDNTEEDEEGMSRVAGSSIFTFQKVKRGHSMAQTASELARTPGKSVTFSKIPDVEPSTPTRTGRNHRGESRTPPRRKKVQFVSTTPHRLRKRMTTPSLRSDSDSELSPSDSGEEEEEEDDGMEEEQEVKKEDKANLKTPRTPSKGLSAALYKTPAKKSKSTSEPLNQPSMVEEYFEAHGSSKVLTSDRTLERLHTPKLDRETLLRLLEGKPSCYSKEIQQLHSKHRKHFSKWMLQLQLGFSVLVYGLGSKKALLEDFRVSHLAQEIHLVVNGFFPSITLKSILNAMTCEVLEHQGSFRTPTDQIQFITQTLKDSPDLRVYLLIHNIDGPMLRGEKVQSALGQLASLPNLHLVASLDHINAPLVWDQFKQSQFNWLWWECVTFQHYAEETSYENSLLVQQTGALALSSLTHVLRSLTPNARGIFKLLVKFQLENKDNPSYTGLSFQDFYQRCREAFLVNSDLTLRTQLTEFRDHKLIRTRKGADGVEYLIVAVDASTLMDFLENEEGE; via the exons ATGAGTGCGTTGGAGGTGAAATTCATCGGTGATGGGGATGTTCTGGAGCACATCGTGGACAAACAGGAGG GTGTGCAGAGTCACGGCGGGTCTGTCCAGAGGATGGTAACGTTTAAGAGCCCGGGCGCACGGCGGGCCAGAGGGGATGCCGGAGAGGATGGGGATGAGAATGGGGTCTTTGACGAGCGGAACTACATCCGAGCTCTAGGAACAGACAATACGGAAG AGGACGAGGAGGGTATGTCCAGAGTGGCTGGATcctccattttcacttttcagaaaGTTAAACGCGGCCACAGCATGGCCCAGACTG CAAGTGAGTTGGCACGGACTCCCGGGAAAAGCGTGACCTTCAGCAAGATCCCAGACGTTGAACCCTCCACTCCCACCCGAACCGGCCGTA ACCACAGAGGTGAAAGCAGAACACCACCGAGA CGCAAGAAGGTCCAGTTTGTCTCCACAACACCCCACAGGCTCAGGAAGAGAATGACAA CTCCGAGCCTTCGGTCAGACAGCGACAGTGAGCTGTCGCCCTCAGACTctggggaggaggaagaggaggaggatgatgggatggaggaagagcaggaagTAAAAAAAGAGGACAAGGCGAACTTGAAGACTCCAAGAACACCTAGTAAAGGTTTATCTGCAGCTCTCTACAAGACACCTGCCAAGAAGAGCAAGAGCACTTCTGAACCTCTCAACCAGCCAAGCATGGTTGAGGAGTATTTCGAGGCCCACGGCAGTTCAAAAGTCTTGACATCAGACCGCACCCTTGAGCGTTTACACACCCCTAAACTCGACAGG gagACATTGTTGCGGCTTTTAGAGGGAAAGCCATCTTGCTACTCAAAAGAGAtccagcagctccacagcaaaCACCGAAAGCACTTCAGCAAATGGatgttacagttaca GTTGGGCTTCAGTGTGCTGGTCTACGGGTTAGGcagcaaaaaagctctgctGGAGGACTTCCGTGTGTCTCACTTGGCTCAAGAAATCCATCTTGTGGTTAATGGATTCTTCCCTTCCATAACTCTTAAATCA ATCTTAAATGCGATGACATGTGAGGTCCTAGAGCACCAGGGAAGTTTCCGAACACCCACAGACCAGATCCAGTTCATCACTCAGACCCTTAAAGACA GCCCAGATCTCCGTGTGTACCTGCTAATCCATAATATCGATGGACCGATGCTGCGAGGAGAGAAGGTCCAGAGTGCACTGGGGCAGCTGGCATCTCTCCCCAACCTGCACTTAGTGGCTTCTTTAGACCACATCAACGCTCCATTGG TGTGGGACCAGTTTAAGCAGAGTCAGTTTAACTGGCTGTGGTGGGAGTGTGTGACGTTCCAGCACTACGCAGAGGAGACGTCGTATGAAAACTCTCTCCTGGTGCAGCAGACTGGTGCGCTCGCTCTGTCCTCCCTCACACACGTGCTCCGCAGCTTGACACCCAATGCAAG AGGAATTTTCAAACTGCTGGTGAAATTTCAgctggaaaacaaagacaatccTTCATATACAG GATTGTCATTCCAAGATTTCTACCAGCGTTGTCGAGAGGCATTCTTGGTAAACTCTGATCTCACACTGAGGACTCAGCTGACTGAGTTCAGAGACCATAAACTGATACGGACACGCAAG GGTGCAGATGGAGTGGAGTACCTGATCGTTGCTGTGGACGCGAGCACGTTGATGGATTTCTTGGAGAACGAGGAGGGTGAATGA
- the cfap410 gene encoding cilia and flagella associated protein 410, whose protein sequence is MKLTRKLVLAKAKASDLESVKKLNCWGCNLTDISIFSQMPNIKVLTLSVNSISSLAPLAGCLSLCELYLRKNMIPSLSELSHLRLLTRLRVLWLAENPCCGTESSQYRLTVLRCLPRLQKLDNQVVTEDELALAIMEGEVVTTPPGSVQNHLSTNGLPDAETENDPLNYNMEETNKIREELGMKPLSRDKFPSLSSPSTRETKSSMKKTHTLDAVLLLLNDLDEEELHIVHTATQNRLQTYTLDSETLQDSLQSQKTSDIQH, encoded by the exons ATGAAGCTAACAAGGAAACTGGTTCTCGCTAAGGCTAAGGCCTCCGACTTGGAAAGCGTGAAGAAACTGAACTGCTG GGGATGCAACCTGACTGAT ATTTCTATCTTCTCTCAAATGCCCAATATTAAGGTGCTGACACTGAG TGTCAACAGCATCTCATCTCTGGCTCCTCTAgctggctgtctgtctctgtgtgagctCTACCTGAGGAAGAACATGATTCCTTCACTCTCTGAGCTCTCTCATCTGCGCCTGTTGACACGTCTCAGAGTGCTCTGGTTGGCTGAGAACCCCTGTTGTGGAACTGAGTCCAGCCAGTATCGCCTGACTGTGCTGCGCTGCCTGCCTCGTCTCCAGAAGCTGGACAACCAGG tagTGACAGAGGATGAGTTAGCGCTAGCTATCATGGAGGGCGAAGTGGTCACCACGCCCCCAGGCAGTGTCCAAAACCACCTTTCCACAAACGGACTTCCAgatgcagaaacagaaaatgacccACTCAACTACAACATGGAGGAGACCAA taaaaTCAGGGAAGAGTTGGGGATGAAGCCCCTGTCCAGAGACAAGttcccttctctttcctctccgtCAACCAGAGAAACCAAATCATCTATGAAAAAG acacacactctcgATGcagttctgctgctgctgaacgATTTGGATGAAGAGGAGCTCCACATTGTACACACAGCTACACAGAACAGACTCCAGACTTACACGCTGGACTCAGAAACACTACAGGATTCACTGCAGTCACAGAAAACTTCTGACAttcaacactga
- the rpl37a gene encoding 60S ribosomal protein L37a, with protein MAKRTKKVGIVGKYGTRYGASLRKMVKKIEISQHAKYTCSFCGKTKMKRRAVGIWHCGSCKKTVAGGAWTYNTTSAVTVKSAIRRLKELKDQ; from the exons ATG GCCAAGCGCACCAAGAAGGTGGGGATCGTTGGTAAATATGGCACGCGTTATGGCGCGTCGCTGAGGAAGATGGTGAAGAAAATTGAAATCTCCCAGCATGCTAAATACACCTGCTCATTCTGTGGCAAG accaagatgaagaggagggctGTTGGTATCTGGCACTGTGGATCCTGCAAGAAGACAGTGGCTGGAGGCGCCTGGACTTAcaa caCAACTTCCGCTGTCACAGTCAAGTCCGCGATCAGGAGACTGAAGGAGTTGAAGGACCAGTAA